TAAATACTCCCGCTTCTGCAAGCGGGAGATACGTGCGGGTCGAGTTCCTGGATACGCCCAAAAGTGGGGGTTCTTGACTCAATTACTGAAGCGCTGCATTTGGTTTTATTGGGATTTTAAAAATGAAGGCAATAATGAAGATAATAATGAAGGCAATGAGGAACGAATAAAAAATGGTTTAAAAAAGAAAATCTATATTTTTATCCATATGCTTAACGTCTTGTAAAATCTTCTTTACCTCCTGTTCCCCTAAAATCGGAGTACAGTTGTCGATAAACTTTGCTGCCAATTGCTCGTCGCCCATAGGCTTTGCAGGTTCTCCCAATGGATTGTCCACAAAATGCCGGAATCGTTTCCCATCCACCATTTCGAGTTCGACTCTGGCCGACCGCTTTCGGGGATAGATCCGATCCGCTTCTTCATCAACGTATATTTCGGTTGCACGACAAATCTCCCAGAGCCGTTCCGGAGCATATTGCGGTTGGAAAACATGCACGTGGATGCGGTCAAACAAAAGCGCAGCGGCGGCGGCATACGGGAGACTCATTTGCGCATCCAGCAGGTTTTTGCATTGCTTATGATGATGCGCGGCTGCTGTTTGATATACGCCAATTTTGATCTTTGCCACTTGATCTGCTTGGATTGGATAGAGGCGCTTGATTTCTTGAATCGCATCAACCACAGCATGAAGATGTCGGCAGCACGGATAGGGTTTAAAGTACACTTCCATAATTGAAAAACTCGAAGCGAGATTCTGCAGCAAATGTTCAGTAGAAAACTCTCCTCCGGCAAATGCCTGGAAAAAACCGTTTTTCCCTTCAAATACGCGATCGGGTCCTGTCATTCCTCGCAACGCCAAATCAGCAGCAAGGATTCCATCACGGGCAGCCTGTCCAGGGTGAAGCCTTTTGACTTCCGACCCTGATCCGAGAAATGCAAAAATCCCTCCACAAAAGCTTCCTGCAATCCCGAACGCCTGTTGAATCTGCGCAACGGTTGCACCGTTCAAGAATGATGCGGCCGCTGCGGCTCCAAAAATCCCGGCAACAGGCGTATTGTGAAAACCACGGTTTCTCGAGGCAGGATGCATGGCGGAAGAAATCCGCAAACAGATATCATAACCGGCAACTACGGCGGCAATCCATTGCTGCGGCGTTGCTTTCACATGCCGGGCTGCCGCAAGTACAGCGGGTATTACAACCGCTCCGGGATGGATGGAGCCTTGTGTGTGACCATCGTCAAAATCCAGACAATGGGCATTCGTTCCATTCAGGAATGCCGAGTTTGTTTTCGATAAACCTTTTTCAAATCCGATTGTCCGGAACTCTCCTTCCCCCTCAGTTTCTAAAAGATACGCATATAACAACCGGCTTACTTCCGTTTGCGACCCAGTGACCGCTGCGCACAAATAATCGAGCAGCACCCTTTTCACTTGATGTATAACCGGAGACGGCAATTGTATCCTATGAAACATATCAACGTGTTCCGCAAGAATTTTGGTCAAATCCAGATCGATTCTACTCATGCGCTTTCCCTTTCCTCAGGTTTCACCCGAATCAATAAACAAGATCTGTGTCATACATAACGGCGAATTCTACTCAGATGCCCTGTTTGCTTATTCAATAAAAAAACCGTCCGAGAAAAAATCGCCCAAGTCACTGTGGCCAACTCAGTTCAGACATCATTGGAATTCTTCCGTAGTGCTCAGCTTTTTCCACAATGTCGTACGGCTGATTCCCAAACTTTCAGCAACTTGACGGCGATTCTGCTCATACCGGTTCAGCATTTGCATAATAATCTGTTTTTCCATATCTTCCATTGTCCCTATTTTGATCATCAACTGATCTTCGAAAACGGATTCGCTATCAGCCGGAGGCTCAACAAATTCGGTCTCATTTAAAACTTCCCGAATAAAATGGGATTCCTCTGTAAAACTTTGAATGCTTAACCGGTAACGTTCCACAATATTTTCAAGTTCTCTGATATTCCCTGGCCAGAAATACGAAAGAAAGAAATGTTTCATTTTCTCAGAAAGTGTAGCCCAGCTATAGGGCACACCTTTTTTTTCTAAAAAACTATCGACAATTACCGGGATATCTTCCCTTCGCTCCCTGAGAGGC
Above is a window of Fodinisporobacter ferrooxydans DNA encoding:
- a CDS encoding MmgE/PrpD family protein, which encodes MSRIDLDLTKILAEHVDMFHRIQLPSPVIHQVKRVLLDYLCAAVTGSQTEVSRLLYAYLLETEGEGEFRTIGFEKGLSKTNSAFLNGTNAHCLDFDDGHTQGSIHPGAVVIPAVLAAARHVKATPQQWIAAVVAGYDICLRISSAMHPASRNRGFHNTPVAGIFGAAAAASFLNGATVAQIQQAFGIAGSFCGGIFAFLGSGSEVKRLHPGQAARDGILAADLALRGMTGPDRVFEGKNGFFQAFAGGEFSTEHLLQNLASSFSIMEVYFKPYPCCRHLHAVVDAIQEIKRLYPIQADQVAKIKIGVYQTAAAHHHKQCKNLLDAQMSLPYAAAAALLFDRIHVHVFQPQYAPERLWEICRATEIYVDEEADRIYPRKRSARVELEMVDGKRFRHFVDNPLGEPAKPMGDEQLAAKFIDNCTPILGEQEVKKILQDVKHMDKNIDFLF